CTCGCAGGGTTTCCGGTGGCACGCCCGGAGGGACTTGAACCCCCAACCTCCTGATCCGTAGTCAAAAGGTTTATCCGGGTCGGTGTTCCGCCCGGTTGGTATCTCAGGTCATGTGGCTTCGGTTATGAAGGACCGCATGTCGCTGGCGAGTTTCTCCAGTGACGGGAGGTGCACATACATCATGTGGCCTGCTTCATAGTATTCCATCGTCACGTTGTCGCGAATCTCGGGGTCGAGATCCATGTGGTTGAATGTGTACTCGGTGGCAAAGTACGGTGTTGCCAAGTCGTAGTACCCGTTGGTGACCAGCACCTTCATGTGACGGTTGCGTGACATAGTGTCTCTCAGTGTTTCTGAGACGTCGACGTAGGCGTTCTGGAACGCCTCATAGTTCCAGGGATGCACCCGATCCGACAGAATCTCGTAAGGAAGGTCGCTCTCGTAACCCAGGTCGGCGGGTAGGTAGTGGTTGAGCGCCGAACTGTATGCACTCGAAACAGCGTCGATGGAAGGGTCGTTCTCCATCGTGTCACCGTCCGTGAACCGGTCGATGCCGGTGTACCGGCTGTCGATCCGCCCGACCGTTCGGTTGCGGTCCCGCAACACTTCCCGGCAGTAGCGGAGGATCTCGATTCTCATGTTGTAGCGATCGAGATACTCCCGGCTGAGACCGGTGACACGTTCGAGCTCGTCGAGGATCGCAGCCTCGTCCTCGGTATCGATGCTGGTCCCCGCGAACAGTCCAAGCTGGTACGCAGAGGCGGCGAACTTCTCGACTACATCGAGCAATTCCCTCAGACTGAGCGCTTGCTCGGCGTCGCCAAGGGCACCGTGATAATGCGACGTGGCCGCGTACGTCGGCAGGAAGAGCGCATAGGGCAGGTCGTTGCCGCGCTGAAAGGTCCATGTCTTGCGGTCAAAACCGGCGGTCTGAAAGTTCAAGATGGCCGAAATCAGCAGCAACCCGTTGAAAGCCACCCCGTACCTGTTGAAGAGATGACCCGCCAAACCGACCGCACGGGTGGTCCCGTACGACTCGCCGGCGATAAATTTCGGTGAGTTCCACCGCATGTTGCGTGTGAGATAGAGTCGGATGAATTGGCCGACCGACTCGATGTCCTTCGTGAAGTGGTGGAAGTCTTTTGCTTTCTTTTCTGGGATCGCACGCGAATATCCGGTGGAGATCGGGTCGATAAACACGAGGTCAGCAACATCGAGAATCGAATGTTCGTTTGCAACAAGCTTTGACGGTGGCGGTAGCGTCCAGCCTTCGTCGGACATCAACACACGTCTCGGGCCGAGCGCACCGAGATGGAGCCACACCGAGGCCGACCCCGGGCCACCGTTAAACGAGAACACGATCGGGCGCGCGCTCACATCCTGAACGTCATCCCTGGTATACGAGACGTAGAAAAACGACGCTCGCTTCTTGCCTTCTTCTTCGGCGAGGATCATCCGTCCGGCGGTTGCCGTGTAGTTGATAGTTTCGCCACGGATCTCTACCGAATGCTGGGTGGCTACGGACTCGTCTTCGTGATGCGGCGGTGAATCGTCCTTGGAGGAGGTTTTGTTACCGTCGTCGGCTTGTCTTTGCTGGCTTTGTCTTCGTGCGCCATCACATCTCCCGCGGCTCGTTACACGGTCGCCAGACTGGAAGACTGAGCACCTCCGAAGTCCGACACACTGGCCCTGCTCGGCTGCCAAAGCAGGGGGAGAGGGAATCCTAGGCAGCGGTCATGAGATAGCGGTAGGCCACGACGAAGTGGAAACTCGACGCAACGATTGTGAGGATGTGGAACACTTCGTGGTACGAGAAGACCCGTGGCCACAACCGAGGTCGCTCGGTGACGAGGAACACCATCCCGACCGTGTACACCGCCCCGCCGATGCCGAGTAGCACAACTGGGAACATGCCCAGGCTTTGCGCGAGCGGATAAATCACCAGCACCGCCAGCCAACCAAGGGTCGCCTTGAGCGCGATTGAGAGCGCCATACCGGGAGTTTTCGTCAACATTTGATGGACGATGCCAACGATCGCAATCGTCCACCCGGCGACCAGAGCGATGATACGGACCTTCCCTTCGAGGCCGACCAGCGCGACCGGGGTGAATGTTCCGATGATGAGCACGAAGATCATCGAATGGTCAAGTCGACGCATCCTCTTCTTCCATACTTCACCCCACGGGATCGCGTGATACAACGCGCTCGTGAGGTAAAGCGCTACCAGGGCAATGCCAAACACGAGTCCACCAGCGAGTGTCACGCCAGAGTTCGCCCGTATCACGAGGAGGGGAAGCCCAACGGTCGCCGCCAAGAGGGCGGCACCGCCATGGAGAAACCCGCGTACCGGGTTTTGCATTCGGCCGAGTGATATTCGAGGTGTTTCCATCTGCATAGTGTACCGATGTAGGTGTGTAATGAGCCGTTGCTGATTGGTCTCGATCAACCAGTCGACGACTGCCACAAGGGATTGAGGAGTTACAAGAACCGGCAGTGCAAAAAGCAGCTGCCGGTTCTTGGGGGCTGGTGCCTTCGACGTCCAGGGGGGACGAGACGCCTCAGATGCACCAAATCTGTTATTACAAAGTCTACATAGTGCAAACCGAAAAGGGAACAGATTATTTCAAAACTTCCTCACCTCCGGTTGGCGGATCCGCGTCTCGTTATGCCGGACCTGACCGCTCGGGCGTCGTGATCCCACGCCCTCCCGCAAGCCGAGTGGTTGCGTGGTCGGCCTTTTTGTAGCTGCTGGAGGCTACTTCAGCAGGCTCTTGCCCGCCGAGCGAAGCTCCACGCATGCCTGCACAACTCGGTCAGCCATCCCGATTTCAGCCTTTTTCAGATACGACCGCGGGTCGTAAAACTTCTTGGTGCCGACGCCGCCGTCGATCTTGAGAACGCCGGCGTAGTTCGAGAAGAAGTGATCCGCAATCGGTCGCGAGAACGCGTACTGGTTGTCGGTGTCGACATTCATTTTGATGACGCCGTAGTCGATGGCTGCATGGATGTCTGCAATGTCTGAACCCGACCCGCCATGGAACACATAATCAAAGTGGGCATCGTTACCGAACTCGGCCCTGATTGCATCCTGACCTTCTTGTAAGACCTCTGGACGCAGTTTGACGTTGCCTGGTTTGTATACGCCGTGGACATTGCCAAATGTCGCGGCGAGCAGGTAACGGCCGTTTTCTCCGAGACCGAGCTTGTTTACGGTCTCGATCAGATCTTCGTTGGTTGTGTACAGCTTGTCGCGGGGCACGCCTTCAGCGCTCACGCCATCTTCTTCGCCACCCACGACGCCGACTTCAAGCTCGAGGATTATGTCCAGCTCTTGCATTTCGCCGAGCAGCTCGTGGGAGATATCGAGGTTAGGCGTCAACTCTATTGCGGAGCCGTCGAACATGTGACTCTGGAAGAGGGGACTTTCGCCGTTTGCTTTTCGATCACGACTGACCTGAAGCAATGGTCGGATGAAGGTGTCGACCTTATCCGCTTGGCAGTGATCGGTGTGGAACGCGACCAACACGTCATAGCGCTCGGCAAGGAGGTGGCCCATTTCGGCAAGCGCCTGGGCCCCGAGCGCCATGTCCTGCACGGCAGATCCTGATGCAAACGATCCTCCTCCATGGCTGATCTGGATGATGCCGTCCGACTCCGCTTCGGCGAAACCCCGTAGGGCGGCGTTCAACGACTCCGAGGATGAAATATTGATGGCCGCATAGGCGTACTTGCCAGCTCGAGCTGTGTCGAGCATTGCGCCGTATTGGTCCGGGCTTGCGACCGGCATGGTTTCTCCTTGTGAATTGTCATCAGTACACCCAAACCGTACCCAAGCAACGCTTGGCAACACAATTGCACGGCATCGGGCATACTGACCTCATGGCCCAGTACTCGTATCGTCCGGTGTTGCTCTCTGACGTTGAGGAACTCGCGGCTGTGCAAACGATCTCAGACGGTCACGACGGCAGGACTTGGGCGACAACGCCCCGGCAATTCGAAGAGATGCTGCTCAAATCATACGTCGACCTGCAACGGGACACCATCGCCGCCGTTGATGGATCTGAGATGATTGTGGGGTTTGGTTTTGCAACATACGATCACGGGGATGGAGCTGACCCCTTCGTTCAGCTCAGCGGGTCTACACACCCCGCCCATCGCGGGAAGGGTTTAGGGACTCACATGGTCTGCCATCTCGAGGAAGTAGCTGAAACTCATCTGCGAACCAACGGGGTCTTGGAGGCCGGTGGCGTTCGCACCTTCATCTTCGAAGGCGACGCGGTTCGCGACTCGCTGCTGTCGGACCGTGGATTCACCCTTGCGCGAATCTGGAGCGAAATGTCGCTCACACTCCCGGCCTACGTGAACCCGCGGGTGTTGCCGAGTGTCACGATTGTGGGTTGGAACGATGTGGACATCGACGTGCTGTACAAGGTCGAACAGGCCGCATTCCGCGGTCAGTACGCGGTCACACAGTTGTCGTTCGATGCCTGGCTTGAGTATTACGACTATCCGGGTTTTCGTCCCGACCTCTCCTTCGTGGCGGTCGACGATGAAGGAGAGGTTCTGGGGTTGTCCTGGAACTATGTCGATGTTGCCGACTTCGAGGTGAGTGGTCGCAAGGAAGGGTGGATCGGGCAGCTAGCCGTTGCCAAGGAAGCGCGAGGCCGCGGTATTGCGTCATGTCTGTGCGAGCACTCCTTCTCGGCGTTTCGTCGCGACGGTCTGGACTTCGCCATGCTCGCAGTCGACACTGACGACTCGACTGGTGCTTTACGCCTCTACGAGGGACTCGGTTTCGAGCGCATCCACGCCTCCATTGCATTCGAGAAGACCTTCTGGTCCGGTTCATGACACGCCGTGCAGTTCGGATTGCAAACTGTTCCGGGTTCTGGGGCGACAGGGCCACGGCGGCCCGAGAGATGGTTGATGGCGGTCCGATCGACGTACTCACCGGCGACTACCTTGCAGAACTCACCCTCGGAATCCTTGCTCAGCGGGTTAGCGGCGGCGGCAAGGGCTGGGTTCCGACCGGGGTAGCCCACATCGGCGGCGTGCTCACCGACTGTCTGGACCGAGGCATCAAAATCGTGATGAACACCGGCGGACTCGACCCGCTTGGCGCGGCGGCCGCTGTGAAGTCCACAGCCGACGCGGCAGGACTCACCGTCAGTATCGCTGCGATAACCGGCGATGATATGACCGCTGAAGTGGCGCAGTCACCCGAAGAGTTCTTCCACATGGATGAAAAGTGGTCGATCGCCGACCGACGGCTAACCGTCCTTGCTGCAAACGCCTACCTGGGTGCCTGGGGTATTACACGGGCTCTCAGCGAGGGTGCCGATGTCGTCATCACCGGCCGGGTGACCGATGCCTCCTTGGTCATCGGTGCAGCCGCCTGGTGGCACGGTTGGGCACCCGATGCCTGGGACGAACTGGCGGGAGCGCTGGTGGCCGGGCATCTCATCGAATGTGGGACACAGGTGACGGGTGGCAACTTCGCGTTCTTCCAAACCGTTGGGCCGCTCGACCACCTCGGTTTTCCGATAGCGGAGGTGGCTGCCGATGGGTCGGCGACAATCACGAAACATCCGGGAACCGAGGGGAGAGTCACCGGCGACACCGTGCGTGCCCAACTCCTATATGAAATCGGGTCGCCGGGGTACTTAAACCCCGATGTCGTTGCCGCACTCGACACTGTCGAGATAACCGATCACGGAGACGACCGGGTCGAGGTTTCCGAGACGGTCGGAAGCGCCCCGCCCGTAACGACCAAGGCTGCCTGCGTGACTCTTGCAGGGTTCCGCAACCAGGTGACTTTCCTCATCGCAGGTCTCGATGCCGACGCCAAAGCCGAGGCGGCTCTCTCTGCGCTGTGGGCCGGACTCGGTGGACGCGAACAGTTTGGTGATGTTGAGGTGCGATGGTCGCAAACCGCGCCCGTCGACCCGCCATCGCACGATGCCGCCATCAACCGGCTGACCGTACGTGTCACCGATCGTGACAGGGACAAGGTCGACAAGGGCTTTTCGCGTATCGCCGTCGAGTTGGCATTGGCCAACTACCCGGGTCTTGCATTGGCCGCGCCGCCCGGCGGGGCCACTCCCCATGTTGTGTACGTGCCATGCCTCGTCCCCCAGCGCACCCAAACCGTCCACGTGGGCGGCCGGACGATTGACATCGATCCAGCGCCGACGGCTGGTCACGATTTTGTGCCACAGCCCGCTCTTGAGCAAGCGGCCGAAACGGATGTTGCGGGTCGTAATCTGGTGAGTGTGGCGATCGGGAGGGTTGTTGGTGCTCGATCTGGAGACAAAGGCGGCGATGCCAATGTTGGCGTGTGGGTTGCTTCTGAGGCTGCGTACTCCTGGTTGTTTCGGTTTCTTACGGTTGAGAAATTTGCCGAGATGTTCCCGGACCTTGCACAGTTCCCGATTCAACGGTATGAGTTTGCCAATATTGGGGCTCTTAACTTCGTCATACGCGGGTATCTCGGCGATGGCGCACTTGCGTCAACCGCCGTGGACCCACAAGCGAAAAGTCTTGGTGAGTACCTGCGTGCCCGCATCGTCGAGTTACCAGAGGCGCTGCTCGCCATCTAGATGTGACAACCGCCTTACGTTGGCATCGATCTGTGCGGGTAGCTTCATGATCTAGTGCGCGGACGCACCCCGAACCATGAGCAGGTAGGTAGCATTCGGGTGGGCGCCCTGCGCGACGTTGTCGACAGAAAGTGTGTGGGAACCAGTGAGTGTTCGTGAGAGAGTCAAGTCGGTCCTGTACCGGGTGTATGAGCGACGTCTGCTCAACCAGCTCGACCGCTCAGCTCTGCCGCACCACATCGGGGTGATCCATGACGGACACCGTCGGTACGCCAAACAAGCTGGCCTGCCCGACTACGCCGCCAGTTACCAAGTTGGCATGGACAAGGTTCGTGAGTTCTTTGGGTGGGTAGAGGAGCTTGAGATACCCGCCGTAACCTGCTGGCTGCTGTCTCAAGAAAACTTGCAGCGACCGGCTGAAGA
The sequence above is a segment of the Acidobacteriota bacterium genome. Coding sequences within it:
- a CDS encoding DUF1446 domain-containing protein, encoding MTRRAVRIANCSGFWGDRATAAREMVDGGPIDVLTGDYLAELTLGILAQRVSGGGKGWVPTGVAHIGGVLTDCLDRGIKIVMNTGGLDPLGAAAAVKSTADAAGLTVSIAAITGDDMTAEVAQSPEEFFHMDEKWSIADRRLTVLAANAYLGAWGITRALSEGADVVITGRVTDASLVIGAAAWWHGWAPDAWDELAGALVAGHLIECGTQVTGGNFAFFQTVGPLDHLGFPIAEVAADGSATITKHPGTEGRVTGDTVRAQLLYEIGSPGYLNPDVVAALDTVEITDHGDDRVEVSETVGSAPPVTTKAACVTLAGFRNQVTFLIAGLDADAKAEAALSALWAGLGGREQFGDVEVRWSQTAPVDPPSHDAAINRLTVRVTDRDRDKVDKGFSRIAVELALANYPGLALAAPPGGATPHVVYVPCLVPQRTQTVHVGGRTIDIDPAPTAGHDFVPQPALEQAAETDVAGRNLVSVAIGRVVGARSGDKGGDANVGVWVASEAAYSWLFRFLTVEKFAEMFPDLAQFPIQRYEFANIGALNFVIRGYLGDGALASTAVDPQAKSLGEYLRARIVELPEALLAI
- a CDS encoding peptidase S10, producing MILAEEEGKKRASFFYVSYTRDDVQDVSARPIVFSFNGGPGSASVWLHLGALGPRRVLMSDEGWTLPPPSKLVANEHSILDVADLVFIDPISTGYSRAIPEKKAKDFHHFTKDIESVGQFIRLYLTRNMRWNSPKFIAGESYGTTRAVGLAGHLFNRYGVAFNGLLLISAILNFQTAGFDRKTWTFQRGNDLPYALFLPTYAATSHYHGALGDAEQALSLRELLDVVEKFAASAYQLGLFAGTSIDTEDEAAILDELERVTGLSREYLDRYNMRIEILRYCREVLRDRNRTVGRIDSRYTGIDRFTDGDTMENDPSIDAVSSAYSSALNHYLPADLGYESDLPYEILSDRVHPWNYEAFQNAYVDVSETLRDTMSRNRHMKVLVTNGYYDLATPYFATEYTFNHMDLDPEIRDNVTMEYYEAGHMMYVHLPSLEKLASDMRSFITEAT
- a CDS encoding GNAT family N-acetyltransferase, which translates into the protein MATQLHGIGHTDLMAQYSYRPVLLSDVEELAAVQTISDGHDGRTWATTPRQFEEMLLKSYVDLQRDTIAAVDGSEMIVGFGFATYDHGDGADPFVQLSGSTHPAHRGKGLGTHMVCHLEEVAETHLRTNGVLEAGGVRTFIFEGDAVRDSLLSDRGFTLARIWSEMSLTLPAYVNPRVLPSVTIVGWNDVDIDVLYKVEQAAFRGQYAVTQLSFDAWLEYYDYPGFRPDLSFVAVDDEGEVLGLSWNYVDVADFEVSGRKEGWIGQLAVAKEARGRGIASCLCEHSFSAFRRDGLDFAMLAVDTDDSTGALRLYEGLGFERIHASIAFEKTFWSGS
- a CDS encoding hemolysin III family protein, translated to METPRISLGRMQNPVRGFLHGGAALLAATVGLPLLVIRANSGVTLAGGLVFGIALVALYLTSALYHAIPWGEVWKKRMRRLDHSMIFVLIIGTFTPVALVGLEGKVRIIALVAGWTIAIVGIVHQMLTKTPGMALSIALKATLGWLAVLVIYPLAQSLGMFPVVLLGIGGAVYTVGMVFLVTERPRLWPRVFSYHEVFHILTIVASSFHFVVAYRYLMTAA
- the fbaA gene encoding class II fructose-bisphosphate aldolase; protein product: MPVASPDQYGAMLDTARAGKYAYAAINISSSESLNAALRGFAEAESDGIIQISHGGGSFASGSAVQDMALGAQALAEMGHLLAERYDVLVAFHTDHCQADKVDTFIRPLLQVSRDRKANGESPLFQSHMFDGSAIELTPNLDISHELLGEMQELDIILELEVGVVGGEEDGVSAEGVPRDKLYTTNEDLIETVNKLGLGENGRYLLAATFGNVHGVYKPGNVKLRPEVLQEGQDAIRAEFGNDAHFDYVFHGGSGSDIADIHAAIDYGVIKMNVDTDNQYAFSRPIADHFFSNYAGVLKIDGGVGTKKFYDPRSYLKKAEIGMADRVVQACVELRSAGKSLLK